From the genome of Verrucomicrobiia bacterium, one region includes:
- the rpsT gene encoding 30S ribosomal protein S20 gives MPNTKSAEKRMRSSARKELHNRSVISRVRRSEKGLRATLASGKKDEAAKHLPEVLSVIDKAVKSKVLTRNAANRKKSRLTLAFNRAK, from the coding sequence ATGCCGAATACCAAGTCAGCCGAAAAACGCATGCGCAGCAGTGCGCGCAAGGAATTACATAACCGCTCCGTCATTTCCCGGGTGCGCCGGTCGGAGAAAGGGCTTCGGGCAACGCTGGCCTCCGGTAAAAAAGATGAGGCCGCCAAGCACCTCCCCGAGGTGTTGTCGGTGATTGATAAGGCCGTAAAATCCAAAGTGCTGACGCGCAACGCGGCCAACCGCAAAAAATCCCGCCTCACGCTCGCGTTCAATCGCGCGAAATAA
- a CDS encoding beta-lactamase family protein, protein MFSIAHAKPELSADQAAQVDAIFAPFNQADGPGASVGIIRAGRMVFAKGYGLADLTSRTPNTPETNFRLASVSKQFTALSVLILRERGKLTLEETLPAFFPEFPAFGQTITVRQLLTHSSGLLDYEDLIPPGTTLPVLDQDVLRLIIQDGRTNRAPTYFPPGTQYRYSNTAYSLLALIVQARSGQTFARFLRDNIFQPLGMSNTLAYEAGSSRVLHRAFGHGRRAGGWERTDQSLSSSVLGDGGIYSSLQDLFQWDQALYTTKLVSAATREEAFAPHIATDKPGKSYGYGWYLTEYRGSKQIWHSGETIGFRTRLMRMPEQQLTVIILSNRSDQPLEPYANRVIDLMWPNL, encoded by the coding sequence ATGTTTTCGATTGCTCATGCAAAGCCGGAGTTGTCGGCGGATCAAGCCGCCCAAGTGGACGCCATCTTTGCGCCGTTTAATCAGGCGGACGGTCCGGGCGCCAGTGTGGGAATCATTCGCGCGGGGCGGATGGTTTTCGCCAAGGGTTATGGTCTGGCGGATTTGACATCGCGCACGCCCAACACGCCCGAGACCAACTTCCGCCTCGCTTCGGTCAGCAAACAATTCACGGCGCTGTCCGTGCTGATTTTGCGCGAGCGCGGCAAGTTGACGCTTGAAGAAACGCTGCCCGCTTTTTTCCCGGAGTTCCCCGCGTTTGGCCAGACGATCACCGTGCGCCAACTGTTGACGCACAGCTCGGGATTGTTGGATTACGAAGATCTGATCCCGCCGGGCACGACGCTGCCGGTGCTGGATCAGGATGTCTTGCGCCTCATCATTCAAGATGGGCGGACAAATCGCGCGCCGACCTATTTTCCGCCCGGAACGCAATACCGCTACAGCAACACGGCGTATTCGCTATTGGCGTTGATCGTGCAGGCGCGGTCGGGGCAGACGTTCGCGCGGTTTCTACGCGATAACATTTTTCAACCCTTGGGCATGAGCAACACCTTGGCCTACGAAGCCGGCAGTTCACGCGTGTTGCATCGCGCTTTTGGCCATGGACGTCGTGCCGGCGGCTGGGAACGCACGGATCAAAGCCTGAGCAGTTCGGTGTTGGGCGATGGCGGCATTTATTCCTCGCTCCAGGACTTGTTCCAATGGGATCAGGCGCTTTATACAACCAAGCTGGTCAGCGCCGCCACGCGCGAGGAAGCGTTCGCGCCACATATCGCCACGGACAAACCGGGCAAGAGTTACGGGTATGGCTGGTATTTGACGGAATACCGCGGCAGCAAACAAATCTGGCATAGCGGCGAGACCATTGGTTTTCGCACGCGCCTGATGCGGATGCCGGAACAGCAATTGACCGTGATTATTTTAAGCAACCGTTCGGATCAACCCCTCGAGCCATATGCCAACCGGGTCATTGACCTGATGTGGCCAAACCTTTGA
- a CDS encoding DUF883 family protein, whose translation MATNTEALEQSVEITPRERVLADLKVLTRDAEDLLKATVGDVSEKAKEARTRMTAALERAKTTCSQLQERTGDTARAAARKADSMIREHPYESIGIAFGVGLLLGALLARK comes from the coding sequence ATGGCTACCAATACAGAAGCTCTGGAACAAAGTGTCGAGATCACGCCGCGCGAACGCGTGCTGGCAGATTTGAAGGTGCTGACCCGTGACGCGGAAGATTTGCTGAAGGCCACCGTGGGCGATGTGAGCGAAAAAGCCAAGGAAGCGCGCACACGGATGACAGCAGCGCTCGAACGCGCCAAAACAACCTGCTCCCAGCTCCAGGAACGAACCGGCGATACCGCTCGGGCAGCCGCCAGGAAAGCGGATAGCATGATCCGTGAACATCCCTATGAATCCATTGGGATCGCGTTCGGCGTGGGGCTGTTGCTCGGCG
- the feoB gene encoding ferrous iron transport protein B, whose translation MIEPSPQSSPDPVNPTSSAPANPTSVPYVALTGNPNSGKTTLFNRLTGLRAKVGNYAGVTVERKEGRLKHGPSDREIRILDLPGTYSLSPNSMDEQVSRDVLLGRLKEVPQPQLVVVVVDAANLQRNLYYATQVIELGYPTIIALNMTDVAEELGQVVDANQLAQCLEAPVLPIVASTGRGVAELREKIVELIANPPVRQPRLFCQLPGLFRIEATGLAGLLATTFQNRPRQATAEALLILSNENAVASSRTHYPPEIQSAVTAARQRLEAAKVDWRGAPIEWRYARVAEIQQAVTSELAPPGETFSDKADRIITHKIWGSLIFLALMFVIFQCIFTFADYPMRWLEGGMTWMGDQVGNVLPPGDLRDLLVNGVIAGVGSVVVFLPQILMLFTFIGLLEDTGYMARAAFLMDRLMSRVGLHGKSFIPMLSSFACAIPGIMATRTIESPKDRLVTILVAPLMSCSARLPIYTLLIGATIPDRVLGDLNYRLNLGFAQFNLFGFLGLRGLTMLAMYLLGIIVALLMAWVFKKTLLKSETPMLIMELPPYKRPLLRVVLQHIWDRSKLFLTRAGTVILGVSIVLWFLATYPKSDNLDAQFAAQRAAITNSFNAVTLATGPGSLANQNVAMEEQLAAVDQAAFGQSLRHSFAGRMGRAIEPILTPLGFDWKIGIGIISSFAAREVFVSTMSTVYNLSDAGDSDAGMKTLEQTLREQKRPDGQPVYTTLVAVTLMVFYVFALQCASTVAIVHRETNSWKWPAFQWAYMGVLAWTLAFITYQGGRLLGWG comes from the coding sequence GTGATCGAACCATCGCCACAGTCCAGTCCTGACCCGGTCAATCCCACGTCCAGCGCCCCGGCCAACCCGACGTCCGTTCCCTACGTCGCGCTGACCGGTAATCCCAATTCCGGCAAGACGACGTTGTTCAACCGGCTCACCGGCTTGCGCGCCAAGGTGGGCAATTACGCGGGCGTGACGGTTGAACGCAAGGAAGGCCGGTTAAAGCACGGGCCGTCCGACCGGGAAATTCGGATTCTCGATCTGCCCGGCACTTACAGCCTCAGTCCCAACTCCATGGATGAGCAGGTCTCGCGGGATGTGCTGCTCGGCCGGTTGAAGGAAGTGCCGCAACCGCAACTGGTCGTTGTGGTGGTGGACGCGGCAAATCTGCAGCGCAATCTCTACTACGCCACCCAAGTGATTGAGCTGGGGTATCCGACCATCATCGCGTTGAACATGACCGACGTGGCGGAAGAGTTGGGGCAGGTTGTTGATGCCAACCAACTCGCCCAATGTCTCGAAGCGCCCGTTTTGCCAATCGTGGCGAGCACGGGTCGGGGCGTAGCGGAGTTACGCGAAAAAATTGTCGAACTGATTGCCAACCCGCCCGTCCGCCAACCCCGGTTGTTTTGTCAACTGCCCGGTTTGTTCCGGATTGAAGCCACCGGTCTGGCCGGGCTGCTGGCCACGACCTTTCAGAATCGTCCCCGGCAGGCCACGGCGGAAGCGTTGTTGATTCTCAGTAATGAAAATGCCGTGGCTTCGAGCCGCACGCATTATCCGCCGGAGATTCAGTCCGCCGTGACGGCGGCGCGGCAACGTCTGGAAGCCGCCAAGGTGGATTGGCGCGGCGCGCCCATCGAGTGGCGCTACGCTCGTGTGGCGGAAATTCAGCAAGCCGTCACCAGCGAACTGGCCCCGCCCGGCGAAACTTTCAGCGACAAGGCGGATCGCATCATCACCCATAAAATCTGGGGCAGCCTGATTTTTCTGGCGCTGATGTTCGTGATCTTCCAGTGCATTTTTACGTTTGCGGATTACCCCATGCGCTGGCTGGAAGGCGGCATGACCTGGATGGGAGATCAAGTGGGAAACGTGCTGCCGCCGGGGGATTTGCGGGACTTGCTGGTGAACGGCGTGATCGCCGGGGTCGGCAGCGTGGTGGTGTTTCTGCCGCAGATTCTGATGTTGTTTACCTTCATCGGATTGTTGGAGGACACGGGCTACATGGCGCGCGCGGCGTTTCTGATGGATCGGCTGATGAGCCGGGTGGGGTTGCACGGGAAAAGTTTTATTCCCATGTTAAGCTCCTTCGCCTGCGCCATTCCGGGGATCATGGCCACGCGAACCATTGAAAGTCCGAAAGACCGGCTCGTCACCATTTTGGTCGCTCCCTTGATGAGTTGTTCGGCGCGGCTGCCAATTTACACGCTGTTGATCGGCGCCACCATTCCGGATCGCGTGTTGGGTGATTTGAATTACCGCCTCAATCTCGGCTTCGCTCAATTCAATCTCTTCGGTTTTCTGGGGCTGCGCGGTTTGACGATGCTGGCCATGTATTTACTGGGAATTATTGTGGCCCTGCTGATGGCCTGGGTTTTCAAGAAAACCCTGCTCAAGAGCGAAACCCCGATGCTCATCATGGAGTTGCCGCCGTACAAACGCCCGCTCCTTCGGGTGGTGCTGCAACACATTTGGGATCGTTCCAAACTGTTTCTCACCCGGGCCGGCACCGTGATTCTGGGCGTCAGCATCGTGCTTTGGTTTCTGGCGACGTATCCCAAGAGCGACAACCTGGACGCACAATTCGCCGCGCAACGCGCCGCCATCACCAATTCATTCAACGCCGTGACCCTGGCCACGGGACCGGGCAGCCTGGCCAATCAGAACGTCGCCATGGAGGAACAGTTGGCCGCCGTGGATCAGGCGGCGTTTGGCCAAAGCCTGCGCCACAGTTTCGCGGGCCGGATGGGCCGCGCCATCGAGCCGATTTTGACGCCGCTGGGCTTCGACTGGAAAATTGGCATCGGCATCATTTCCTCCTTTGCGGCGCGCGAAGTTTTTGTCAGCACGATGTCCACGGTTTACAACCTGAGCGATGCCGGTGATTCGGACGCAGGCATGAAAACCTTGGAGCAGACGTTGCGCGAGCAGAAACGGCCTGACGGGCAGCCGGTTTACACCACGCTCGTCGCGGTCACGCTCATGGTGTTTTACGTTTTCGCCCTGCAATGCGCGAGCACCGTGGCGATTGTGCATCGCGAAACCAACTCCTGGAAGTGGCCGGCGTTCCAATGGGCGTACATGGGCGTGCTGGCTTGGACGTTGGCTTTCATCACGTATCAAGGCGGTAGATTACTGGGTTGGGGTTGA
- a CDS encoding ferrous iron transport protein A, with translation MPAASQPLTTVALGATATVVEIQLPAAQRPRLMEMGLLVGTKVELVRFAPLGDPVEIKVRGYNLTLRKHEAEQILVTGAA, from the coding sequence ATGCCCGCCGCTTCGCAACCCCTCACCACCGTCGCCTTGGGCGCCACGGCCACAGTCGTCGAAATCCAGTTGCCCGCCGCGCAGCGACCGCGTTTGATGGAAATGGGATTGTTGGTGGGAACGAAAGTCGAGCTGGTCCGCTTTGCGCCCTTGGGCGATCCCGTTGAGATCAAGGTGCGCGGTTACAATCTCACCCTCCGCAAGCATGAAGCAGAACAAATTTTGGTCACCGGCGCGGCGTGA
- a CDS encoding ferrous iron transport protein A produces MKKNAPSTAPDTPLECCEITGMCPLSAVNAGTVVCIKRHLAQPSVIDRLRELGLGEHQQIRLVSQHPSLICQVCNTRIALSPALAAAILVEPV; encoded by the coding sequence TTGAAAAAGAACGCTCCGTCCACCGCCCCAGACACTCCGTTGGAGTGTTGCGAAATCACCGGCATGTGCCCGCTTTCGGCGGTGAACGCCGGAACGGTGGTCTGTATCAAGCGACACTTGGCGCAGCCTTCGGTGATTGATCGGTTGCGGGAACTCGGGTTGGGCGAACACCAACAGATCCGACTGGTCAGCCAGCATCCCAGCTTGATTTGTCAGGTGTGCAACACGCGAATCGCCCTCAGCCCGGCACTGGCGGCGGCGATTTTGGTCGAACCAGTTTAA
- a CDS encoding glycosyltransferase family 2 protein has product MYRGKKVVVVMPAYNAAKTLRQTYAEVREQEFVDQIILVDDRSHDETVALALTLPGVQVYEHEKNIGYGGNQKTCYRLALAAGADIVVMLHPDYQYTPLLLPAMVSMIANRVHPCVLASRILGGYALKGGMPVWKYVSNRWLTLVENLLIGAKLSEYHTGYRAFSREVLETLDLSGNSNDFVFDNEMLAQIVWHGFSIGEVSCPTKYFADASSINFRRSVKYGFGCLATGLRFRLSRMGLIKSRLFFPRRERREEA; this is encoded by the coding sequence ATGTATCGGGGAAAAAAAGTCGTCGTGGTGATGCCCGCCTACAACGCCGCCAAGACCCTGCGCCAGACCTACGCGGAGGTGCGGGAACAGGAATTTGTGGACCAGATTATTCTGGTGGATGATCGGAGTCATGACGAAACCGTGGCGTTGGCGCTCACCCTGCCGGGCGTGCAGGTTTACGAGCATGAGAAAAACATCGGTTATGGAGGTAATCAAAAAACCTGTTACCGGCTGGCCTTGGCGGCGGGAGCGGACATTGTGGTAATGCTGCATCCGGACTACCAATACACGCCGTTGCTGCTGCCCGCGATGGTTTCCATGATTGCCAACAGAGTGCATCCCTGCGTGCTGGCGAGCCGGATTCTGGGCGGTTACGCGCTCAAAGGTGGGATGCCGGTTTGGAAATACGTGTCGAATCGCTGGCTCACGCTTGTGGAAAATCTGCTGATCGGCGCCAAGCTGTCCGAGTATCACACCGGTTATCGTGCCTTCTCGCGCGAGGTGTTGGAGACGCTCGATTTGAGCGGCAATTCCAACGATTTTGTTTTTGATAACGAAATGCTGGCGCAAATCGTCTGGCACGGATTCTCGATCGGCGAGGTCAGTTGCCCGACGAAATACTTTGCCGACGCTTCCTCGATCAACTTCCGGCGCAGCGTGAAGTACGGTTTTGGCTGTCTCGCCACCGGGCTGCGCTTCCGGTTGAGCCGGATGGGATTGATCAAATCGCGATTATTTTTTCCTCGCCGGGAACGCCGCGAAGAAGCGTAG
- a CDS encoding sugar phosphorylase produces MNERIVLLLTEIYGAAASASLREALTELLTTFPRPAHGARATELTERDVLLITYADQVREPNRKPLATLADFARRHLTGVVSGVHLLPFYPWSSDDGFSVKDFFAVAPEYGSWEDLQSFQPEFALMFDAVFNHLSVQGDWFEKFKADVPEYRDFFIAVAGDPDLSKVIRPRVSPLLTEFQTARGVEKIWTTFSADQADLNFRNPQVLLAALRALLFYVRHGAKFVRLDAIAFLWKEIGTTCLHLPQTHQLIQLMRAGLDAVAPEVRLITETNVPHADNISYFGDGTNEAQLVYNFALPPLVLHTLAAGNAEKLSAWAATLTTPSPQTTFFNFLASHDGIGLNPARGILSATELDALVARVKAHGGYVSYKKNPDGSESPYELNINFFDALSNPVAAEPLEVQVKRFLAAHAIMFALAGVPGIYFHSLFGSRNDQAGATSSGIPRRINRQKLSRAELETELQQPAALRSRVFSGMRELLRQRRAHSAFAPAARQEVLDLDPHVFAVKRKSADGVRAVWCLHNVSAESVILANVPGPVPTRRLQPYEVLWATLDD; encoded by the coding sequence ATGAATGAGCGCATTGTTCTTTTGCTAACCGAGATTTACGGCGCCGCCGCGAGCGCGTCACTCCGCGAAGCGCTGACGGAACTTTTGACGACTTTTCCCCGGCCCGCACACGGAGCGCGGGCGACCGAGCTGACCGAGCGCGATGTGTTGCTGATCACTTATGCCGATCAGGTGCGTGAACCGAACCGAAAACCGCTGGCGACTCTGGCGGATTTCGCGCGGCGACATTTGACCGGCGTGGTCAGTGGCGTGCATTTGTTGCCGTTTTATCCGTGGTCTTCGGATGACGGATTTTCGGTGAAAGATTTTTTTGCCGTAGCGCCGGAATATGGAAGCTGGGAGGACCTCCAGTCGTTCCAACCCGAGTTTGCGCTGATGTTTGATGCGGTATTCAATCACCTGTCGGTTCAGGGGGATTGGTTCGAAAAATTCAAAGCCGATGTGCCCGAGTATCGCGACTTCTTCATCGCGGTCGCTGGCGATCCTGATTTGTCCAAGGTCATCCGCCCCCGCGTTTCGCCCCTGCTCACGGAATTTCAGACGGCGCGCGGCGTGGAAAAAATCTGGACCACCTTCAGTGCGGATCAAGCGGATTTGAATTTCCGCAATCCACAGGTGTTGCTGGCGGCGCTGCGCGCTTTGTTGTTCTACGTGCGACACGGGGCAAAGTTCGTTCGCCTGGATGCCATCGCATTTCTCTGGAAAGAAATCGGCACGACCTGTCTGCACCTGCCGCAGACGCATCAACTCATTCAACTCATGCGCGCGGGGCTGGACGCGGTGGCGCCTGAAGTGCGGCTGATCACCGAAACCAACGTGCCGCACGCGGATAACATCTCCTATTTTGGCGATGGCACGAACGAAGCCCAACTGGTTTACAATTTTGCGCTGCCGCCGTTGGTCTTGCACACGCTGGCCGCGGGCAACGCTGAAAAACTATCCGCTTGGGCAGCCACTTTGACGACCCCCTCGCCGCAAACGACCTTTTTCAACTTTCTCGCTTCGCATGACGGCATTGGCTTGAATCCCGCCCGCGGCATTTTGAGCGCGACTGAACTGGATGCCTTGGTGGCCCGGGTGAAGGCGCATGGTGGCTACGTTTCTTACAAGAAAAATCCGGATGGCTCGGAAAGTCCGTACGAACTGAACATTAATTTTTTCGATGCGCTTTCCAATCCCGTCGCGGCCGAACCGCTGGAGGTTCAGGTCAAACGCTTTCTCGCGGCGCACGCCATCATGTTTGCGCTGGCGGGCGTGCCGGGAATCTATTTTCACTCGTTGTTCGGCTCGCGCAATGATCAGGCGGGCGCAACATCCAGCGGGATTCCCCGGCGCATCAACCGGCAGAAATTGTCCCGGGCGGAACTGGAAACTGAATTACAGCAACCCGCTGCCTTGCGATCGCGCGTGTTCAGCGGGATGCGCGAGTTGCTTCGCCAGCGACGCGCCCACTCTGCCTTCGCGCCGGCTGCCCGACAGGAAGTTCTCGATTTGGACCCGCACGTGTTTGCCGTGAAACGAAAATCCGCGGATGGCGTTCGCGCCGTTTGGTGTTTGCACAACGTCAGCGCTGAATCCGTCATTTTAGCCAACGTTCCCGGTCCCGTTCCCACTCGCCGCTTGCAACCGTACGAAGTGCTTTGGGCGACGTTAGACGATTGA